One region of Glycine max cultivar Williams 82 chromosome 9, Glycine_max_v4.0, whole genome shotgun sequence genomic DNA includes:
- the LOC100820119 gene encoding 3-methyl-2-oxobutanoate hydroxymethyltransferase 1, mitochondrial isoform X3, with amino-acid sequence MQFLVALSRASSTVTNHCLRHLRSTCNVAAEKVTLTRLKQKHRKQEPITVVSTHDYPSAVHVDVAGIDVCHVGDSVSMVIHGHDTTIPITLEQMLAKRPLLVGDLPFGTYESSSNQAVDTAVRMLKEGNMDAIKLEGGSTSRVVAAKAIVEAGIAVMGHVGLTPQAISVLGGFRPQGRTVASAIKVVEMALAFQEAGCFSVVIECVPAPVAAAVTAALQIPTIGIGAGPFCSGQIYIELEMFS; translated from the exons ATGCAATTCCTAGTAGCACTTTCAAGAGCTTCTTCCACTGTAACCAACCATTGTCTGCGCCACCTCCGCAGCACGTGCAACGTGGCGGCGGAGAAGGTGACGCTGACCCGGTTGAAGCAGAAGCACCGCAAGCAAGAACCCATCACCGTGGTCTCCACCCACGACTACCCTTCAGCGGTGCATGTCGACGTGGCAGGCATAGATGTCTGCCACGTCGGAGACTCTGTGTCCATGGTGATCCATGGACACGACACCACCATTCCGATCACCCTCGAACAAATGCTTGCTAAGAGGCCTCTTCTCGTTGGAGACTTGCCATTTGGAACCTATGAATCCAGCTCCAATCAG GCAGTTGATACAGCAGTACGTATGTTAAAGGaaggaaacatggatgccaTAAAGCTTGAAGGAGGGTCAACTTCAAGGGTTGTTGCAGCAAAGGCCATTGTTGAAGCTGGAATAGCAGTCATGGGACATGTGGGACTTACTCCTCAGGCCATTAGTGTTTTGGGGGGATTTAGACCTCAAGGAAGGACTGTTGCTAGTGCTATCAAG GTTGTGGAGATGGCATTGGCTTTTCAGGAAGCTGGGTGCTTTTCTGTTGTTATAGAATGTGTGCCTGCACCTGTGGCGGCTGCTGTTACAGCAGCACTTCAGATTCCTACTATTGGAATTGGGGCTGGTCCATTTTGCAGTGGCCAG ATATATATTGAATTGGAGATGTTCAGCTGA
- the LOC100796481 gene encoding probable WRKY transcription factor 43, whose product MESQDPPNPPPQNNPFIFTPNSMLQNPNWDPQEQSGLCDIDWGNLFSAQNGLLLNGDAKDAIECASSFSFVAQNKGVCEEEKGNKEKRKGGRMKKTTRVPRFAFQTRSADDILDDGYRWRKYGQKAVKNSTYPRSYYRCTHHTCNVKKQVQRLSKDTSIVVTTYEGIHNHPCEKLMETLTPLLKQIQFLASL is encoded by the exons ATGGAAAGCCAAGACCCACCAAACCCACCACCCCAAAACAACCCTTTCATATTCACTCCTAATTCGATGTTGCAAAACCCTAATTGGGACCCTCAAGAGCAATCAGGGCTATGTGACATTGATTGGGGTAACCTTTTCTCTGCCCAAAACGGCTTATTGCTTAATGGGGATGCTAAAGATGCAATTGAAtgtgcttcttctttttcttttgtggcTCAAAATAAGGGAGTTTGTGAGGAGGAAAAGGGAAACAAGGAGAAAAGGAAAGGTGGGAGGATGAAGAAAACAACACGAGTACCAAGGTTTGCGTTTCAAACGAGAAGTGCAGATGATATTTTGGATGATGGTTATCGCTGGAGGAAATATGGTCAGAAAGCTGTGAAGAATAGCACATATCCAag AAGCTACTACCGCTGCACGCATCACACGTGCAATGTGAAGAAACAAGTTCAAAGGCTATCCAAAGACACAAGCATTGTGGTGACGACTTACGAGGGAATTCACAACCACCCGTGCGAGAAGCTCATGGAAACTCTAACCCCTCTTCTCAAGCAAATACAGTTTCTTGCTAGCTTGTAA
- the LOC100820119 gene encoding 3-methyl-2-oxobutanoate hydroxymethyltransferase 1, mitochondrial isoform X2, whose amino-acid sequence MQFLVALSRASSTVTNHCLRHLRSTCNVAAEKVTLTRLKQKHRKQEPITVVSTHDYPSAVHVDVAGIDVCHVGDSVSMVIHGHDTTIPITLEQMLAKRPLLVGDLPFGTYESSSNQAVDTAVRMLKEGNMDAIKLEGGSTSRVVAAKAIVEAGIAVMGHVGLTPQAISVLGGFRPQGRTVASAIKVVEMALAFQEAGCFSVVIECVPAPVAAAVTAALQIPTIGIGAGPFCSGQVLVFHDLLG is encoded by the exons ATGCAATTCCTAGTAGCACTTTCAAGAGCTTCTTCCACTGTAACCAACCATTGTCTGCGCCACCTCCGCAGCACGTGCAACGTGGCGGCGGAGAAGGTGACGCTGACCCGGTTGAAGCAGAAGCACCGCAAGCAAGAACCCATCACCGTGGTCTCCACCCACGACTACCCTTCAGCGGTGCATGTCGACGTGGCAGGCATAGATGTCTGCCACGTCGGAGACTCTGTGTCCATGGTGATCCATGGACACGACACCACCATTCCGATCACCCTCGAACAAATGCTTGCTAAGAGGCCTCTTCTCGTTGGAGACTTGCCATTTGGAACCTATGAATCCAGCTCCAATCAG GCAGTTGATACAGCAGTACGTATGTTAAAGGaaggaaacatggatgccaTAAAGCTTGAAGGAGGGTCAACTTCAAGGGTTGTTGCAGCAAAGGCCATTGTTGAAGCTGGAATAGCAGTCATGGGACATGTGGGACTTACTCCTCAGGCCATTAGTGTTTTGGGGGGATTTAGACCTCAAGGAAGGACTGTTGCTAGTGCTATCAAG GTTGTGGAGATGGCATTGGCTTTTCAGGAAGCTGGGTGCTTTTCTGTTGTTATAGAATGTGTGCCTGCACCTGTGGCGGCTGCTGTTACAGCAGCACTTCAGATTCCTACTATTGGAATTGGGGCTGGTCCATTTTGCAGTGGCCAG GTGCTAGTTTTCCATGATCTGCTTG GTTAG
- the LOC100820119 gene encoding 3-methyl-2-oxobutanoate hydroxymethyltransferase 1, mitochondrial isoform X1, producing the protein MQFLVALSRASSTVTNHCLRHLRSTCNVAAEKVTLTRLKQKHRKQEPITVVSTHDYPSAVHVDVAGIDVCHVGDSVSMVIHGHDTTIPITLEQMLAKRPLLVGDLPFGTYESSSNQAVDTAVRMLKEGNMDAIKLEGGSTSRVVAAKAIVEAGIAVMGHVGLTPQAISVLGGFRPQGRTVASAIKVVEMALAFQEAGCFSVVIECVPAPVAAAVTAALQIPTIGIGAGPFCSGQVLVFHDLLGMLQHPHAKVSPKFCKQYACVGKVIKQALLEYKEDVINGSFPGSLHIPYKICEAEANGFINELQRLGLDKAASAAVEAVQNMDTSKSNGKGNSTKD; encoded by the exons ATGCAATTCCTAGTAGCACTTTCAAGAGCTTCTTCCACTGTAACCAACCATTGTCTGCGCCACCTCCGCAGCACGTGCAACGTGGCGGCGGAGAAGGTGACGCTGACCCGGTTGAAGCAGAAGCACCGCAAGCAAGAACCCATCACCGTGGTCTCCACCCACGACTACCCTTCAGCGGTGCATGTCGACGTGGCAGGCATAGATGTCTGCCACGTCGGAGACTCTGTGTCCATGGTGATCCATGGACACGACACCACCATTCCGATCACCCTCGAACAAATGCTTGCTAAGAGGCCTCTTCTCGTTGGAGACTTGCCATTTGGAACCTATGAATCCAGCTCCAATCAG GCAGTTGATACAGCAGTACGTATGTTAAAGGaaggaaacatggatgccaTAAAGCTTGAAGGAGGGTCAACTTCAAGGGTTGTTGCAGCAAAGGCCATTGTTGAAGCTGGAATAGCAGTCATGGGACATGTGGGACTTACTCCTCAGGCCATTAGTGTTTTGGGGGGATTTAGACCTCAAGGAAGGACTGTTGCTAGTGCTATCAAG GTTGTGGAGATGGCATTGGCTTTTCAGGAAGCTGGGTGCTTTTCTGTTGTTATAGAATGTGTGCCTGCACCTGTGGCGGCTGCTGTTACAGCAGCACTTCAGATTCCTACTATTGGAATTGGGGCTGGTCCATTTTGCAGTGGCCAG GTGCTAGTTTTCCATGATCTGCTTGGTATGCTGCAACACCCTCATGCTAAA GTTAGTCCAAAATTTTGTAAACAGTATGCCTGTGTTGGAAAAGTTATCAAACAAGCCTTATTAGAATACAAGGAAGATGTGATAAATGGTTCATTTCCTGGCTCTCTCCATATCCCATATAAAATCTGTGAAGCTGAAGCAAATGGTTTTATAAATGAATTGCAAAGATTGGGTTTGGACAAGGCAGCATCTGCAGCAGTTGAAGCAGTTCAAAATATGGATACTTCCAAATCAAATGGTAAAGGAAACTCAACAAAGGACTAA
- the LOC100797012 gene encoding sphingoid long-chain bases kinase 2, mitochondrial, with translation MMALGRGIYVAHNVCFRSELQPMAPDRIGSSTSRQRDLVFVVNPLGANGRTGKEWRKLVPYLRSRLGKECNICESITSGPCHAIDITREAIREGADAVIAVGGDGTLHEVVNGFFWAGKPVVSQVKESTHSTALGLIPLGTGSDFARTFGWKNDPHEAIERVARGLRSRIDVGVITGESCDHHYFINVADIHLSAKAGFYASRYKRFGNLCYIIGALQAFIGHQNQDLRIRFNDGPWETCPQVTALCIGNAKYFGGGMKITPNADPFSRNLEVVTLQNFKWYDFILKLHKLYSGTHLSVKNVSDRSVLSIEVEDISGKGGIYIQSDGEHLGFLPKKISVVPAAIEMIL, from the exons atgatgGCATTGGGAAGAGGAATATATGTTGCTCACAACGTGTGTTTCAGATCAGAGCTTCAACCTATGGCACCCGACCGCATTGGTTCTTCCACTTCTCGCCAAAGGGACCTCGTTTTCGTCGTCAATCCTCTAG GTGCTAATGGGAGGACGGGTAAGGAATGGAGGAAGTTAGTTCCGTATCTACGGTCTCGTCTTGGTAAAGAGTGCAAT ATTTGTGAATCCATAACGTCAGGTCCTTGTCATGCTATTGACATAACGAGAGAG GCTATAAGGGAGGGGGCTGATGCCGTCATTGCTGTTGGAGGTGATGGAACTCTTCATGAG GTTGTTAATGGGTTTTTCTGGGCTGGAAAACCTGTTGTTAGTCAAGTGAAAGAGTCTACGCATTCAACTGCTCTTGGT CTCATCCCCTTGGGAACTGGTTCTGATTTTGCAAGAACATTTGGGTG GAAAAATGATCCCCATGAGGCCATTGAACGTGTTGCTAGag GGTTGAGATCAAGGATAGATGTTGGTGTTATCACAGGAGAGAGTTGTGATCATCATTACTTCATAAATGTCGCTGACATTCATTT GAGCGCAAAGGCAGGTTTTTATGCTTCTAGGTACAAGAGATTTGGCAACCTGTGCTATATCATTGGTGCATTGCAAGCCTTCATCGGGCATCAAAACCAGGATCTGAGAATCAGG TTCAATGATGGTCCGTGGGAGACATGTCCTCAAGTGACAGCCCTTTGCATTGGAAATGCAAAATACTTTGGTGGTGGCATGAAAATTACACCAAATGCTGATCCTTTCAGCAGAAATTTAGAG GTTGTGACTCTTCAGAACTTCAAGTGGTATGATTTTATCTTGAAATTACATAAGCTATATAGTGGGACACATCTCTCAGTTAAAAATGTATCTGATAGAAG TGTACTTTCTATTGAGGTGgaggacatctcaggcaaggGTGGTATTTATATTCAATCTGACGGGGAGCATTTGGGGTTCCTTCCAAAAAAGATTAGTGTTGTGCCTGCTGCTATTGAGATGATATTGTGA
- the LOC100795960 gene encoding Desiccation protectant protein Lea14 homolog-like — MSQLLEKAKNYVAEKVTNMPKPEASVTDVDFKRVSRDSVEYLAKVSVQNPYSTSIPICEIKYSLKSAGREIAAGTIPDPGSLKASDTTMLDVPVKVPHSILLSLAKDIGADWDIDYQLDIGLVIDLPVIGNFTIPLSQKGEIKLPTLTDMFA, encoded by the exons ATGTCGCAGTTGttggaaaaggccaaaaactaTGTTGCGGAGAAAGTCACCAACATGCCCAAGCCAGAGGCGAGTGTCACCGACGTGGACTTCAAGCGCGTGAGCCGCGACAGCGTCGAGTACTTGGCCAAGGTCTCCGTTCAGAACCCTTATTCCACTTCCATTCCCATTTGTGAGATCAAGTACTCCCTCAAAAGTGCTGGCAG GGAGATAGCAGCAGGAACAATACCTGACCCAGGGTCATTGAAGGCAAGTGACACAACAATGTTGGATGTGCCAGTGAAGGTGCCTCATAGCATATTACTGAGCTTGGCAAAGGACATTGGTGCAGATTGGGACATTGATTACCAATTGGATATTGGACTTGTTATTGACCTTCCTGTCATTGGCAACTTCACCATTCCTCTTTCTCAGAAGGGAGAGATCAAGCTCCCTACCCTCACTGACATGTTTGCCTAA
- the LOC100797553 gene encoding proline iminopeptidase, with amino-acid sequence MLLLHAPPLPFLRTLLHFPLNSIHHSSRAFSSLSHFTKPFSVSNRFSSHSRRSSLQMNGEGLAADDSSPDHVTKDWYSVPELRLRDHRFKVPLDHSLGPHSSPKITVFAREVVAVGKEEKNLPYLLYLQGGPGFECGRPTESGGWTKKVCEEFRLILMDQRGTGLSTPLTVSSMSQFKSADELADFLKYFRADNIVNDAEFIRVRLVPDAGPWTILGQSYGGFCAVTYLSFAPQGLKQVLITGGIPPIGSGCPADSVYKAGFEQAIHQNEKYYKRFPQDIKIVQELVNYLAEQEGGGVALPSGGFLTPRGLQTLGLSGLGSRAGFESMHYLFESVWDPTLVPGAPKRISYNFLSSFEKWLNFDTNPLYALLHESIYCQGSANKWSANSVRTAVGDKFDAIRAARERLPVLFTGEMIFPWMFDEIHALKPFKEAAHILAEKKDWPPLYDVQVLNNNKVPVAAAVYYEDLYVNFKLAMETASQIAGIRPWITNEFMHSGLRDDGSKVIDQLLGMLNGRKPLF; translated from the exons ATGCTGTTACTCCACGCGCCACCACTACCTTTTCTGAGAACATTGCTTCATTTCCCTCTTAATAGTATTCATCATTCTTCTCGCGCTTTCTCCTCACTATCTCACTTCACAAAACCCTTTTCTGTTTCCAATCGTTTCTCCTCACATTCTCGCCGAAGCTCACTCCAAATGAACGGAGAAGGCCTCGCCGCCGACGACTCCTCGCCGGATCACGTCACCAAAGACTGGTACTCCGTGCCGGAGCTCCGGTTGCGCGATCATCGCTTCAAGGTTCCTCTCGATCACTCTCTGGGACCCCATTCTTCTCCCAAGATCACTGTTTTCGCTCGTGAAGTCGTTGCAG TtgggaaagaagagaaaaacttgCCATACTTATTATATTTGCAAGGTGGACCTGGGTTTGAGTGCGGGCGGCCAACTGAATCAGGTGGATGGACTAAAAAAGTCTGTGAAGAATTCCGTCTCATCTTAATGGATCAG CGAGGAACAGGCTTATCAACTCCGTTGACTGTGTCATCAATGTCACAGTTCAAGTCTGCTGATGAATTAGCTGACTTCTTAAAATATTTCCGAGCGGATAATATAGTAAACGATGCAGAGTTTATTCGAGTACGCCTTGTTCCAGATGCTGGTCCTTGGACAATATTGGGACAG AGCTATGGTGGATTTTGTGCAGTCACATATTTGAGTTTTGCACCACAAGGACTGAAGCAAGTCCTTATAACTGGAGGAATTCCTCCGATTGGCAGTGGATGTCCTGCAGATTCAGTGTACAAAGCAGGCTTTGAGCAAGCTATACATCAAAATGAGAAGTACTACAAGAGATTCCCTCAAGATATTAAAATTGTTCAAGAACTTGTTAATTATTTGGCTGAACAAGAAGGAGGAGGG GTAGCTCTTCCATCCGGTGGCTTCCTAACTCCAAGAGGGCTGCAGACTCTTGGTCTATCTGGCTTAGGATCCAGAGCTGGTTTCGAAAGCATGCACTATTT GTTTGAGAGTGTATGGGATCCTACTTTAGTTCCGGGAGCACCAAAGAGAATAAGTTACAACTTCCTAAGTTCT tttgagaagtggttaaatTTTGATACCAATCCACTCTATGCTCTTCTACATGAATCCATCTATTGTCAG GGTTCTGCTAATAAATGGTCTGCTAATAGTGTAAGGACTGCAGTTGGAGACAAGTTTGATGCAATTAGAGCTGCCAGAGAAAGACTCCCTGTACTTTTTACAGGAGAG ATGATTTTCCCATGGATGTTTGATGAGATTCATGCATTGAAACCTTTCAAAGAGGCAGCTCATATATTGGCAGAGAAGAAGGACTGGCCCCCACTATATGATGTTCAGGTTCTGAATAACAACAAG GTACCTGTTGCGGCAGCTGTGTACTATGAAGACTTGTACGTGAATTTTAAGCTGGCCATGGAAACAGCTTCTCAAATAGCAGGGATTAGGCCATGGATAACTAATGAGTTCATGCATTCTGGCTTGCGTGATGATGGGAGCAAAGTTATTGATCAATTGTTGGGGATGCTAAATGGAAGGAAACCTCTATTTTGA